The genomic stretch ATCAATTACAATAAAATCAAAAAAATCTTTTGGGTATTGACCAAAGTTGAAGGATTTGTCATCATACTTTGCTTCGGGTTCAGCCGCCATGCCAAGCGTTTCATCATCCTGTTCTTTGTCTTCGCCATTTTGAGCGGAGGTCATAAACGTTTGGAAAATGGTAAAAAAGATGCTACCGTTTTTGGGAACCTTTCCTTTCTTCTTTATTTCCTTAGGGCTTATACGCACCTTTATGTTTTCGTCAATTGTATCAAAGGCATTGAATGCGTTAAATGCCTGATCGGCCAAAATATTTCTATCAGCTAAAAAGAGAATGCGCGGTTTGCGCTGTCCGTCTCTTTTGAGGTTCCACGAAGCATGAAACAGTTTCCATGCAATTTGAAAGGACACGGCCGTTTTTCCGGTGCCCGTTGCTAAGGTCAAAAGTATTCTGTCTTTTTTGGTTGCAATAGCTTCCAGCACCTTAGTAATGGCATTGTCTTGATAATAGCGAGGCTGCCATGTGCCACTTCTATCTTCGTAGGGAATGGCAAATAAACGCTCGGTCCAATTGGCTATTTCTACCTTGTATTCTTCTTTGGGTGTAGGGAAGGTCATTTCCCAAAGTTCATCAGGGGTAGGGAAGGTGCTAACATCTCCTTCACTGCCTTGCTCCATATCTACACCATATATTTTGAGGCCGTTGGTAGCATAGGTGTAACGAATTTTCAACCGCTCAGCATAATCTTTTGCTTGCCCTACACCATCGGTATAGTATATGTCCCTGGCCTTGGCTTCTACTATGCCAATTCTTCGATTTTTGTATTCAAGTACATAATCCGCTTTTAAGGGCTGAGCTCTGCGGCTTTGGCCAATAAGCCGGCCTTGTGTAATAGGAAACTCCAAACGCAAACGACTACCTTCAACGGTACCCCAGCCTGCGGCTCTTAGGGCGGGTTCTATTAAATCATGTTTGGTTTGGGCTTCGTTCATCGTTGTTTTAGTTGAAAATCAAATAACCATCAAAAAGGAATGTACAGGTTATCAGTGCTTTTGCATAGTTATTAATATTTTTTGTCAAATGACCATCAAATAAGGCCCTTGTTAAAATCGAAACTGAACGCGAATTCTCTTCAAATACATTTTCAAGGATTTTATGTCACTTTGAGTTTGGTTCATTTTTACTTGTGACACATCAGTTGTGTTGCTTAGCTAGGGGTAAATGTTACTTGTTTTAGGTAAGTAGCTGAAAAACAATGGTTAATCCTTGATTGTTTTGTGTTGCTTAAGCAAGGTTTAATGTCACTTGAAGAAGTCTTTTTTGGGTCTGTTGCACTCTTTTCATTTATAAATCAAAACACAATCAAGAAATAATAAGAAGTGAAGGGGGTTGTTTTTCAGTTGGTTGCATTCTTTTTAGTTCTTGTTTCTTAATCGGAATCAAAACCCAATCAAGAGATATCGCTTACGCCCAAATAGGTTCATAGCCACCTCGTGGATGCTCAGGGTCTGCTGCCTTTATTAGCTTGTTATCTAAAGCTTTCTTAATCACAGCAGATGCTTGAGCAGCATTGTGTTTTTCAATTCCAAATCGTTCGCATAGTGTTGAGTTTTTCATTTTTGCTCCTTCAAGATATTTCATAATGGAGTGTTGGTAGCAAGCTCGTGTTCGTTCAGAAACGGTCATGTCTGCAAATGTGCGAGGTGCAAACAAAATTACCCGCATAGAATGATCCATTTCCTGAAATTTTGGAGGAGGTAGTTGATTTACCTCCACACTCATGATTACTTTGTCCAGGCCGGTTCCTTGTTCTTCACACATGCCCATTCTTCGCATAAGAGAGGCCAATGCCTCGTTTCTTGAACGGGGCGGCAAGTCGATCATTCTATCGGTTTGAACCAAAGATTTACCCGGGTTGGTAATTTCCAGACGTGTGTCAAAAAGTTCTACCAAAGGGCCAGTTCCGCTTATAGTCATGTCTTGATGTATCAGAGCGTTGGCTATGGTTTCGCGAATGGCTATTTCTGGAAACAATAGTTGCTGGTTTCTTTGAGTACTACCTATATGTTCGTTTACAGGCAACAAGTTATTTATGTACGAAACAATTCCCGAAAAGGCATTTGCATAACCTTTCTTCCCGTCTATCCGTTGTTTTACCGTTGATGCTCTATTGTCTCCATCATAGGCTACAAACCGAATCCCTTTGCGAGAATGAGCTGAGCCAAAATCTTCCAGATTTTCAGCAAACAATATGGCGCCAAGATTGGTAATGTTCCAGTGTCCGCCCACATCTTTATTAATGATAGCATCTGCTGCCAGACGCTCTAAAATACCAGACCTGTTTTCTGGGAGGTTTTGTTTAGTAAGCTTAAAGTAAGAGGGATAGTCGATAAGTTTTACCACTTCATCTGCGGTAACAAATGATTTTGCTACTGCTTTTTCCCAATTGTAGGAACGCAGACTATTTATAAGTTTTTGATAATGCTCAGGGTAATCGGATAGGCGTGGTGTAGCGCTTCCAATTCGCAAATAGGCTGTTCTCTCAAACTCTACAGGTGTGGTATGTGTGGCCGGGATTTCTAATAGAACAAGTTTGCCGTCTGGGTGGTTTACTTGGCGAAAAGAAAAGGTGATGCGCGGTGTAAGCATTTGTGACAGCCACATAGCTAAAACCTGATTGCCTTTAGTTTGAGTTTCGGGATTAAAAGTGGTGCCAACAATTTTTTGAGTGCCGTCCTCTACACCCCATAGCACATAAGCAAAATCTTTTTCTTGAATACGTGCTACATTAGATAGTGCAGAACATAGCTTACCGATCATTTCTGGTGATGCATTATTATGCTTAAATTCTACACACCCGTTTTCAGTATTTCCAGATAGTAACTCATCTATCAATACAATGTCTCTGCGCATCTGTTGGTTTAAATCACTCATATAGCACTTTCCTCTTTAATTAACTCTACCTGTACAAGCACCTTCTGTAAAAGGGTTTTTGAGGTTCTTAGGTTATTTAGTTAATTATCATTTACTTACCTGATGTTCACGACATGCATGTCGTGAACATATTATTTAGTTTCATACTCCACACCCGGCTCTGCCGCCACCTGCAATATACTTTCAGTTTCCTCTTTTATCAACTCCCCAGCAAAGGCTTTTTGTAAAATGGATTTTTTAAGGTCTTCTAAGCCATTTAGTTTAGCAGAATAATGACGAACCAATTGGTTGCGGTTATTTGATAATGCCTCAATCAATAATCTTAGCTCTCTTTGTCTTTCTACTGGTGGAAGTGGCACCGGCAGTTTCTTTAAATCACCAATAGATAAATTAGGTTGCATTAGAGTATTTACGTTATCAAGTACATAGTTGTATACTCGATTAGAGCTGAAAAAATAGAATAGATAGTCTCTGTCAACTAATTCGAGGTTGGGAACAATAGCTGCAACTCGTTGATTTAATAAAGAGTTATGATAGCTCTTTGGAACTTGGGCAACTTTTAACCCTCCTGAAATAATTGTACGAGTTAGTGCCAAAACTAAGTCGCCCTCATGAACTTTTACTTTTGAATATTCTTCTAAATATGAAGAAGGTAAGTTATTTGAGGAATCCTCCACAAATTCCATGATTCCAACATTGGTGATCTTAATTGCCTTTATATCATTCTCAGCTGAAAAATCTTTGCTCTTAAAGCTGTAGCCGTTTATTACTTCAGTTATATCCTCAATACTCTTCTCCTCCCAACCATCACCGTCCTGTCCTGAGCCTGTCGAAGGGTGGCTAAATATTTCATTGAGCTTGGATTGAAAAAGCTCTTTAGCGTTTTGGATGTTCTTTTCAATATTGGCCTTGGCCTGGTCTATAGCCGCAAAGGCTTTGTCCAGTATCGCCACGATTTGTTTTTGCTCGGTGAGGGGTGGGATGGGAACAGGGAATTTTCTAACTGTTCCAACGTTAAGATTTCCAACACCTGAACTGGTGATGCTGTTTGTAGCAAGAGTTTTAACTTCATGAGAATTGAGATAATACTTTAAGAAGTAACTGCTTAATATATCCTTTTTAGGTTTAATTAAGGTTAAACTAACGAATATGCTGAATTCAATCTCCTCTTCAATAACTGCCGCTTCACCGTAACTTCCTACACGAGTATAGAGTATATCTCCAACTAAAGGTTTATTTTTCTTTGTTAGTTCGTGATGATTTTCCTCAGTTATACAATTGTAATCTTCATAAATAATCCGCCCTTCTTTTACATTCTTTGCAGACAAAAATGGAACTCCATCATCAACATATTTCGGTCTTGCCGCAACCCCGCATGTAATAAGGTTGCATGCCTCAAGCATTGTTATTCTTTTCCAGCCCTCTTTCATATCAATTCTTTAATTGATTGAAGAATTGAATTGGTTTCTGCATCCAGCATTTCCATTTCTGCTAAAATTTCAGCTGGCGCACGTAGCGGAGCTTCTTCAGGTGTGTTGGGGTTTTTTACGCTAAGGTCTGCCGTTGCTTCGTCAATGTCTGCTACTTTCAGATTCCAGCTTTTTTCAGTTTCCTCTTGTGTTTTCTGTAACTCTACAAACTCCGCCATGTCCTTGTCGTTCAGTGGGTTGGTTTTACCCATGTTTCGGCCGGGGTCAAGCTGGTAGTACCATATCTTTTTGGTGGGTTCACCCTTTTGAAAAAAGAGTACCACCGTTTTTACACCTGCTCCCAAAAAAGTGCCGCCCGGCATATCCAAAATGGTGTGCAGGTTACAGCTATCCAACAGCAATTTGCGCAAAGCAACGGCTGCGTTGTCTGTGTTGCTCAGCACTGTGTTTTTAATAACAACGGCTGCACGGCCACCCGTTTTCAGGCTCTTAATAAAGTGCTGCATAAACAGGAAAGCGGTTTCTCCCGTTTTTATGTCAAAGTTTTGCTGCACCTCGGGGCGTTCCTTACCACCAAACGGTGGGTTGGCCAGTATTACGTGGTAGCGGTTTTTCTCCTGTATGTCGCGTATGTTTTCGCCCAGCGTATTGGTGTGTATAATGTTGGGCGCCTCTATGCCGTGCAGTATCATGTTCATAATACCAATCACATAGGCCAGGTTCTTTTTTTCCTTTCCGTAAAGGGTGTTTTCTTGTAGGGTTTTCAGGTTGTCGGTGGTCTTTTCCATGCGCTCATACATATAGTCGTATGCTTCGCAGAGGAAGCCGCAAGAACCGGCCGCACCATCATAAATCTTTTCGCCAATTTGTGGGTCAATCACATTTATCATGGCCCTAATCAATGGGCGAGGCGTATAATATTGGCCACCGTTGCGGCCCGCATTGCCCATGTTTTTAATCTTGCTTTCGTACAAGTGGCTCAGCTCATGCTTATCCTTTGAAGAGCGAAACGGCAGTGCATCGGCATATTCTAAAATCTCACGTAGGTTGTAACCACTCTGTATTTTGTTTTTAAGCTCAGAGAAGATTTCGCCAATCTTGTATTCAATAGTTTGAGCATTATCTGCGGTCTGCTTAAATTTTGCCAAATACGGGAAAAGCTGTCCATCTACAAAGGCCACTAAGTCTGGCCCGGTCATAGCTACATGATGATCCAACTTTCCATCTGCATCTTTGGGCATGGCCCAATTAGCCCAGCGAAATTCTTCATTCAGAATATAACTGTATTCTTCGCCACGCAGCTCAGCTTCATCGGCTTTGTCCTGTTCAAGTTCATCCAGGTATCTCAGGAACATTACCCATGAGGTTTGTCCTATATAATCCAGTTCACTATCCGCTCCTGAATCTTTGTACAGGAGGTCATCTATATTTTTGAATGTTTGTTCAAACATTTAATCTTGTATTTGGGGAAAGGCAAATCTAAGGGATAGCCTTTAAAATTAAGGGTATTAATAAGCAGCGGTTTTGCGGGGTCATTTAGCTATCTCATAGTAGCGACAGAAAATCTCCGACCTTCATAAAATCGTATGTGTTTATTTACTTCATACTTGGTTTGAAGTTAATAGGTATAAGATTTTTGATAAATGTCAATTTTAAAAATAAGAGAGGATGAAGAAGTTACTTGCGGTTTTAGCGGTTTTGGTAGTGTTTGCTTTTGCGAATAAAGGTGATGAAATAAAATATCTAGCCTTGGGAGATAGTTACACCATTGGCACCGCCATTGGAAAACAAAATGCCTACCCCGTTCTTCTAGTTGATTCAATGAAAAAAGGGATTCCAAATTTTTATGCAGACCTTGATGTGATTGCTGAAAACGGATGGACCACTCGTGATTTGCTTAATGGAATAGCGAAAGAAAACCCGAAGGGGCCTTATGATATGGTGTCTTTGCTAATTGGAGTAAACAATCAATATCAGCATTTGAGTAAATCGCAGTATAAAACTGAATTTACCCAGCTATTAGAAAAAAGTATAGCCTTAGCAGGAGGAAAAAAGGAGAATGTATTTGTGATAAGTATTCCTGATTATGGAGTGTGCACAGTGGCGGTAGAGAACATGAAAAGTATATCTCCCGATATTGATGCTTTTAATGAAATCAACAAATCCGTAGCTGAGGAATATAATGTAAGCTACGTTGACATTACAGAAATCAGTAGAACGGCAAAAGGAAATGAAAGTCTCATTGCTTCAGATGGCCTACATTTTTCTTCAAAAATGCATGAGCTTTGGGTGCGGGAAATAATGAGTGAATATTTGTTGGAGAGATTTTAGCTTCAACTAGTGAATTGAGTTTTCCTTTTTACTTCAAGCCCACTTTTGCACTAATGTCGGTTTGAAGCTTTTTGAGGTCAACTTTGGTATTTACCTTATCACGCCACTTATATACCCATGATTTTTCCGAATAGGCTCGGTGCTTATTTTTGAGGTATGCCCTGTAGTTGTGAATATCCGTTTTTTGCAGGGCACTTAGTGTGTTTTCTGAAGGGTGTATTTCTTCAAGATTTAATGTGTCTACCTGACTTATAGAATCGACAAATGCAATGGTTGGGCTTATTACATATTTGATTGATTCAGAATTGAATTTTGCCGTGTCCGAGCCTAAGATGATGAGGTTTCGTTTTTCAAGAAACTGGAGCATCACATTATAATCTTCGGTAAACTGATAAGGGTTTACTATTTCTGATTTGTTTACAAACCAATGCTTTACCGTATCAAAAGCAGGAGGGGCAAAAGTGGAATCACTTACGGCCCAGCGAGCTTCGGAGGTGACCTTTGAATAGTTTTTCTCACTAATTACACTATCCCTTATAATTGGGAAAAGCTGATATGTGAAGTAGTTGAACGGAACTTCGGTGGAGTCTTTCATTCTGATATTTAGCTGGCACAGCTTGAAGAGTAAATCCTGAAACTGGATTTCGTAGGCACTTTTTAAAATTTCCCTCTTTGTGGTGTCTATCTTATGGCGGTACTCTTTTTCTATCACATTAATAAAAGTCATTTCTGCATAATCGATGATGCCGTCACTGGCTATTTGGTCATAATATTCTTTCTCCAAATCATCATGAAACCGAACCTCCATTACCTCACGATCGAGGATTAGAGAAAAGAAACTTTTCATCACTTCCTCGCCATATCGCTGTGCTTCTTCGAGTATTCCAGCTTCCAGAGCCGAAGCTTTCAATTTATCACGGCAGTATGATTTTACTTTTACAGCATCCAAAAAATTAGCTTTTCGCCCGGATTGCACGATGTCAAAACCAGGTACAGCTTGCTGCGGGATAAACCAAGGGTTGATATCGTAATTTAAAATTGTGGGCGTGACACCAAAAATGTGAAGTATGTTCTTGCTTTCATCAAAGCGAAAGTTCCTCTCGGTAAGTGTGCTAAAATTAAATCCGGCTTTAACCGATCCACGCCCAATCATAGCCAACTGCTCGCGGTTTTTTATTTCTTCTTCGGTTATATTGTAGTAGAAGCTGGAGAAATTAGACCTATCGCTAAACCCTTGATTTCGGTATATTCTGAATTCACTAGTGTCTAAAGTGGCATGTTTTAGCACAATCTCATCGTAAAGGTTTTCCAGCCGCTTGGTGCGAAATTTTTCTCTCTTCTTCTCCTTTTTGAATTGATTTAAGTTTTCGGATACTGGTTCACTAATCTCTCTTTCAACGGCAAAAAGGAGAATTATATCAAGGGTGTCGTTGAGAAATGTTTCAAACTTACTGCCGCTATATTCCCGGCCATATTCCTCCTCAATTTTTTTGAGTGCATCCCTTCGCCCTTGTCTTTCGGCCTGTTTTCGCTTCCTGTTGTTTTTGGCTTTGCTTACAGGAATCAGGACAAACTCTTCATAAGATTGGAAAATATCTTCTTTTAACTTTTGGTAGTACAAGTCTCCTTTATCAGCAAGGTCATCTTCTTTCAATAAGTTTAAACGCGCCTCACCAAGAGAAGCTACCACCTCTCCATAGTATTGAGCAGTTACCAATTCACCGATTTTCTTTACCTCCATCACCATGTTGGTGGTGGGTTTAAATTCTATTCCCTTCCCAAACACATTGAACGGATTCCAAATAAAAACTAAAACGATTAGGGCAACAATGAGTATCGCATCCAGAATGACTTTCCAATATTTAGATATCAGCGTAATCATAAGGTGGTTTCAAGGTTTACTTCATCCACGATAAGGCTGTCATTCTTAAAGTTGATGTGAATTTCGTTATAGCCCAACGAGGACAAAAGCCGCGTTAAGAGGATGCGGGTATTTTTTTGTGTAGTTTCTACAATGCCAATGTATTTCAGATTATTTCTGATGTCTAGCTCGGCTTCCCTAAAAAAGTGCTCCTGTTCTTCAATGGAAATTTTATTCAAAAATTGATTGGGGTCTGATATCAAAGAGTCCAGATAAAAGCTTTCGGGAGGGTAGGAAAAGTTGACGACTTTAACGGGAGGAAGCATAATACTGATAATGTCGCCATCAATCTCAATATCCTCTTTTCTCAGTCGGCCGAGCTCAATGCCTGTCTTTATTTTGGCTTGTGAATAAGCTAAAAACCGCGCTTCATTTAGTTTAAAAACCCAGGCTATTTTTTTTGTTTTCGTACCATGTACAAGCTTGTTTACGGTAAATTCGGTAGTGGCTAATTCCGATGCTTTTTGAATTTTGCCCACCACCAAGCCTCGCTTATCTTCTTTACAGGAAATGAAAAGCAGTGAAGAAATTAATATAATCAGATATGGCTTAAGAAAAGCGCTCATAAGCCCGTTTTAGCTTGGTGTCGTAGTTATTCTCTTTGTAGCCTTTTCCATTATAGCCGTAGGCAAATTTGTCCCAGTCAAGCTGTGATGGGTCATTGCCACTCAGGTAATTGACCAGAGGCATAGCCATTCCGTCTTCGTTTTTCACCGTTTTGGTGGTGATTAAAGCGATGAAGTCCAGCAAATGATAATACTCTGAATTGTCCTGTTTATCATAAAAATCATCCACATCCTTGTAATACAAGTCGGGTGCTTTTTGATGAAGTTCATTGTTGGGGTCGAATAGGCGCGACTTAATGTAGTGCTCGAGGTTTTCACCAAGAATTTGAAACTTGCCCCAGGAAGCGCTGTATATCGCAGCTTTCTTATCAATATTCATTGCTTTCTGTAATCGGTCATATTCGCCTTTCCCGCCTTTGTAGTGGGCACGGGTCCACTTTTCGTAAAGTATGTCTTCGTTTCCTTTTACGAGGTCAGCAGGGTTTTTTCCTGCCTGCTTTAGCCAATGCCAAAACTTATGTCCTTCAAAAAGGATCTTGGCGCGGCCATCATCCAGCAGTCCTGAGCCGCTGGATTCAACTTCTACTACAGCGCGTATCACAGCTTCCTGCACAATGTAGCCTTGCTCTAGCAGAGTGTCCACAGCTTTTGCAAAATCCTTTTCCGTTAGGGTTTTGCTCATTTCATTATCCATTATCTGTGGATAGTCAGCTTTGAGGGATTCCGCCTGTTTTACTTCAATTTCCTTTGCTTCAAAGGGATTTGCATTTTGAAGCATACTCTTAAGGGCACTTGGAGCTTCAAAAGATAAATTACCGCTTTGTGGTTCGGCTGGTGCTCCCGATACTGCGGCAGAGGGCTGCTCATGCATCTCAAAATCCATGTCATCCATTTCTATCTCATCAGGCACGCTGGAAGCTGGTTTTGTGCCACCTCTATTTTGCTGAAAACCTTCTTCACGGCTGGAGTTCCAGCGCTTGGATAAATAGCGCATACTGCTGTCGCCAAAGTAAAAGGCAATCATCATCAAGAAAGCCGTTTTGAAAAATTCGTAGTGGTCCCAAAAGAAACTATCAGGATTGATTTCAGCATTTAGGCCCATTCCGGTAACGGTAAGAGCAATGGCACCAAACAAAAGTGTAAAAGCTATCATCCCACGAACAGTGCCCGGAGGTAAGCCAAAAGTTTGGCTGCGGTATGGGTTGTTCTTTGGCCCTTGGTCGGAGCCTTCAATAATAGGGATACCTAAAGATTTGTCTTGTCTTGCCTTAAAAATACGCCCCCAGTCTTTGTCGGTAAGGCCATAATTAATGTTGTAGAAATAGAGAGCCCACACAAAGTATCGCAGAAAAATAACGGACCAAATAATCATAATCATAAGGGCCGTGGCTTTGTGAAGGGAGCCATCATCACCCTCAATTACCATTAGGGTAGCTCCGGCAAAACCTACTACTAGAAGTATAACTCCCATCAGGTTTATGCCAACAAAGAAAACTTTACGATAAGGATTTTGACCATTATTAAGGTCTGCATCAGGACTATATTTAAATCGGTCATACCAGAGCATGATAGCTTTGTAGCAAACCCATGAGAGTACAACAAGTGATACAATTGAAGAGGAAAACTCTAAGAAGTCAAACTTCCATATTAGCCCTGAGGCAATGATGACGATAAGTAAAATGGCAGTTCCTATCATCCATAGCTTGAGGCGGGATTTAAGCCAGATTACATCTGCTTCTTTTAGTTTATCAATATTAGTTGTGCTATTTTTTTGGTCATTGGTCATGGCTAGTCTATTATAAGTGCTTCACTATGTTTTGTGATGGAGGCAATCCAGGTCTCATCTTTTATACATATTCGTACTTGCTCTTCGCGGTCAAGTACTTTTTTTATCTGTAAATAAAATCGCTTGTAGGCTTGCTGCGAGTGCGTTACCATTAGCTGGCTATCTTTTGCTCCAATGCCATCGGCCAGCAGTATGCAGCCATCGGTATCTTTATGGTAGTTGCCTACATGTATGTAAATGCCTTCATAATCAGGCACGTTTTTTAGATGCAAATGGTATTCAAACCAAGGATATTTATCGCGGTACTTTTGGGTGAGTCCAGTGAGTGATTTGTTGAACCCTAGTTTGTAAGTACCTTTTGGAATGCGTGTTTGGCCGGCTATCTTCGTTTCGCGAAAGGTATCTTCTAAAGTATAGCAGTAGAATTTACCATTATAAAAAAGCAAACCTAAGGTGGTGTCACCATCATCTACATAGCGTAAAAGCGTGATGGTGGTTCCTTCAAAATCATCAGGTACCTCTTGGGGTGATAATAACTTGCTTTCCAGCTCCGAAATGCGAGCCGTTAGTTTAGATTTTTCACTTTGCCAGCTTTTTTTTAGGACTGCAAGTTGTTGTGTGTATTCCTTATTGTCCTCTGTTTTTGAATCTTTCTGCTCATCAGGCTTATTGAAAAGTCCCTTTGCCCAATCGATACCCTTTTTGATAAGCGTTACTATTACACCGGCTAATCCTATTAGCCATAGCCATACTTTTTCAATAACTTCAGGGTTGAAAATAAATAACAAAACACCTAGTGTTACGAGCGCAACAAGGAGAAGAAATAGGATTCTCTTCATGGTGTTTGGTTTTAGGTGGTATGGTTAGGTTATTAGTAGTTAATCTTCTGGTTGAGATAAACTTAACTACAATTCTAATATCGTTAATTTTTTTTAGACAATGGTTTGTGAAAAGTAAAAGCCGTAAAAGGTTAATATTCCTGTTTTTACAGAATTTTTCTAAGGTGCCTACCCTAGATGATTTTGTATGCGTGCCTAGTAATAATAAGGGTTTCAGGCTTGTTGTGAGTCTTGAATTTTACTAACCTTGTAGTATAACTAACTCTTAATACGAATTATGAAAAGAAAATTACTAACACTATTATGCCTCGCAGGCTTGCACTTATCGGCACAGAATGCTCTGAATTTTGACGGAGTAGACGATTATATTTCGAGCAGTTTTTCAGGTATTTCAGGAACTTCAGCCCGAACTGTGGAAGCCTGGGTAAGAACCACCGCGAATACGGTTCCTGCGAATGGTGGTAAACAAAAAGTGATACTTGATTGGGGTGCGGCTTCGCCACTTGGTTCCAGATTTACATTTAATGTATTGTTTAACGGTGCCATTAGGGTAGAAGTTGGAGGGAATGGATTGAGTGGAAACATTGATGTTACCGATGGGCAATGGCATCATGTTGCTGCTGTCTACGATCCATCTTCCACCAACCCCCTTAAACTTTACGTAGATGGAGTATTGGATGTTTCGGGAAATTTCACAGGAGTAACGATGAATACTCTTTCTGGGAATTTTGCCATAGGGAGACGTGTAGATGGAGTAAATACTTTTGAAGGAGATATTGACGAGGTAAAAGTTTGGAATGTAGCTCGAAGTCTATCCAATATCGTGGCTGATACTGCTGCCGAATACTGTACACTTCCAACTGACTTGGTGGCTTATTATAGATTTAATGAAGGCACAGCTGGTGGAGCAAACAGTGGGAAAACCAGTGCTTATGAAGATGTGGCCATGGCTAACGGTGTGTTGCATAATTTTTCACTTAGTGGAAGTTCTTCTAACTGGGTGAATGGTGCAAACATTACTGCTCAGGGAGCCAGTTTTGTATCCGTTACTGCCAGTGCTTGCAATCAGTATATCAGCCCAACAGGTATGACGTATGACTCGTCAGGTGTATATTTAGATACCTTGCAAAATGTTTATTCTTGTGATTCGGTAATCGAAACTACACTTACCGTAAAGTATGTGGATGTGAGTGTAACTGCTACTGGTACCGATTTAACAGCCAATCGAACCAATGCTACCTACAGGTGGATGGATTGTAATGATAATTACAAGTTGGTACCTGGTGGAACTCGTCAAACCTTGACACCTCCAGACCCCAATGGAAGTTATGCAGTATCTGTGGACTATGGTGGCTGCAAAGACACCTCTGCATGTTATAGTTTAGATGGTGTCGGGCTTTTCGAAAATGAGGTTTCTACTCTAAAATTGTTTCCAAATCCAACTAAGGGAATTGTGAAAGTTTCGCACCAATCTATTGGAACCGGTAAGCTGGCGGTGTTTAGCGTAACAGGTCAGATGATTTTAACCTTCGAGGATTTAGGTAATGGAGAAACAGAAATTGACCTTTCTTCTCAATCTAAAGGAATTTACTTCATAAAGCTTGAAGCCGAAGGGGAGACTTTCGTGGAGAGATTGATTTTGGATTAAA from Owenweeksia hongkongensis DSM 17368 encodes the following:
- a CDS encoding DUF5675 family protein, which encodes MKRILFLLLVALVTLGVLLFIFNPEVIEKVWLWLIGLAGVIVTLIKKGIDWAKGLFNKPDEQKDSKTEDNKEYTQQLAVLKKSWQSEKSKLTARISELESKLLSPQEVPDDFEGTTITLLRYVDDGDTTLGLLFYNGKFYCYTLEDTFRETKIAGQTRIPKGTYKLGFNKSLTGLTQKYRDKYPWFEYHLHLKNVPDYEGIYIHVGNYHKDTDGCILLADGIGAKDSQLMVTHSQQAYKRFYLQIKKVLDREEQVRICIKDETWIASITKHSEALIID
- a CDS encoding N-acetylmuramidase family protein produces the protein MTNDQKNSTTNIDKLKEADVIWLKSRLKLWMIGTAILLIVIIASGLIWKFDFLEFSSSIVSLVVLSWVCYKAIMLWYDRFKYSPDADLNNGQNPYRKVFFVGINLMGVILLVVGFAGATLMVIEGDDGSLHKATALMIMIIWSVIFLRYFVWALYFYNINYGLTDKDWGRIFKARQDKSLGIPIIEGSDQGPKNNPYRSQTFGLPPGTVRGMIAFTLLFGAIALTVTGMGLNAEINPDSFFWDHYEFFKTAFLMMIAFYFGDSSMRYLSKRWNSSREEGFQQNRGGTKPASSVPDEIEMDDMDFEMHEQPSAAVSGAPAEPQSGNLSFEAPSALKSMLQNANPFEAKEIEVKQAESLKADYPQIMDNEMSKTLTEKDFAKAVDTLLEQGYIVQEAVIRAVVEVESSGSGLLDDGRAKILFEGHKFWHWLKQAGKNPADLVKGNEDILYEKWTRAHYKGGKGEYDRLQKAMNIDKKAAIYSASWGKFQILGENLEHYIKSRLFDPNNELHQKAPDLYYKDVDDFYDKQDNSEYYHLLDFIALITTKTVKNEDGMAMPLVNYLSGNDPSQLDWDKFAYGYNGKGYKENNYDTKLKRAYERFS
- a CDS encoding DUF4230 domain-containing protein, whose product is MSAFLKPYLIILISSLLFISCKEDKRGLVVGKIQKASELATTEFTVNKLVHGTKTKKIAWVFKLNEARFLAYSQAKIKTGIELGRLRKEDIEIDGDIISIMLPPVKVVNFSYPPESFYLDSLISDPNQFLNKISIEEQEHFFREAELDIRNNLKYIGIVETTQKNTRILLTRLLSSLGYNEIHINFKNDSLIVDEVNLETTL
- a CDS encoding LamG-like jellyroll fold domain-containing protein: MKRKLLTLLCLAGLHLSAQNALNFDGVDDYISSSFSGISGTSARTVEAWVRTTANTVPANGGKQKVILDWGAASPLGSRFTFNVLFNGAIRVEVGGNGLSGNIDVTDGQWHHVAAVYDPSSTNPLKLYVDGVLDVSGNFTGVTMNTLSGNFAIGRRVDGVNTFEGDIDEVKVWNVARSLSNIVADTAAEYCTLPTDLVAYYRFNEGTAGGANSGKTSAYEDVAMANGVLHNFSLSGSSSNWVNGANITAQGASFVSVTASACNQYISPTGMTYDSSGVYLDTLQNVYSCDSVIETTLTVKYVDVSVTATGTDLTANRTNATYRWMDCNDNYKLVPGGTRQTLTPPDPNGSYAVSVDYGGCKDTSACYSLDGVGLFENEVSTLKLFPNPTKGIVKVSHQSIGTGKLAVFSVTGQMILTFEDLGNGETEIDLSSQSKGIYFIKLEAEGETFVERLILD